AGCAACTATCAAGCCAAACAAACTTTATTTTGCCATGCAGCAAATTTATACTTTTTTTGCTGTTGAAATAATTTCTTCTCTAATGAATATAACACTGCTCTGCACCGGAAAAACTTCTGAGAAATATATTGCAGAAGGAATTAAGATGTATGCAGAGAGAATAAAACATTATTGCAAATTCAATTTAATAGAAGTTGAAGCAGGGAAAGGCAATGAATCTGAAATTATAAAAAAAGAATCGCTCACTATTTTGAAAAGGGTAGGAGAGAATGATTTTCTGATTCTGCTCGATGAAAAGGGAAAAGAACAAACCTCGGTTCAGTTTGCGGAAATGCTCCAACATCATCAGAATATTTCTACGAAGAATCTTATTTTCCTCATTGGAGGCGCATATGGTTTTTCAGAAGATGTTTACCAGCGCGCCAACGCAAAAATTTCTCTTTCACTAATGACTTTTCCTCACCAGTTGGTAAGAATAATTTTTCTGGAACAATTATACAGGACGTTTTCAATTCTGAGAGGGGAGAAGTATCATCATTGAGAAGTCGGCAGTCCTCAGTTGGCAGTCCTCAATTGGCAATCTTCAATCAGCAGCCATCAACTTATTTATATTTGTCAGGGTTTTCAATCATGTGATTAAGTAATCTTCCAACTTCTTC
Above is a genomic segment from Bacteroidota bacterium containing:
- a CDS encoding 23S rRNA (pseudouridine(1915)-N(3))-methyltransferase RlmH; this translates as MNITLLCTGKTSEKYIAEGIKMYAERIKHYCKFNLIEVEAGKGNESEIIKKESLTILKRVGENDFLILLDEKGKEQTSVQFAEMLQHHQNISTKNLIFLIGGAYGFSEDVYQRANAKISLSLMTFPHQLVRIIFLEQLYRTFSILRGEKYHH